From a region of the Zingiber officinale cultivar Zhangliang chromosome 10B, Zo_v1.1, whole genome shotgun sequence genome:
- the LOC122029098 gene encoding uncharacterized protein LOC122029098 produces MALQLADHSCRYPMGIVEDVSVEVGRCIVPTDFIVLDMEEDPKIPIILGRSFLATAGAIIDVKSHKLSLETGKEKIEFDLSNSSICNPSSQGNSHKISTHREGECSFHESSPPASSKKYICPARAKLKGQAEASSPEGEPFSHGLSPH; encoded by the coding sequence ATGGCACTGCAACtagctgaccattcatgcagatacccaatgggaatagtggaagatGTGTCAGTTGAAGTGGGTAGATGTATAGTTCCTACAGATTTCATTGTCTTGGACATGGAGGAAGAtcccaagataccgatcatccttggaagGTCATTCCTTGCCACGGCTGGAGCCATCATCGATGTGAAAAGCCATAAGCTATCCCTGGAGACCGGCAAGGAAAAGATTGAATTTGACCTGTCCAATTCTTCCATCTGCAACCCCTCCTCTCAGGGAAATTCTCACAAAATCAGCACACACAGGGAAGGAGAGTGCAGTTTCCATGAGAGTTCCCCTCCAGCAAGCAGCAAGAAATACATCTGTCCTGCACGAGCAAAACTGAAGGGGCAGGCTGAAGCATCAAGTCCAGAAGGAGAACCGTTCTCCCATGGGCTCAGCCCACACTAA